From the genome of Solanum pennellii chromosome 6, SPENNV200:
TTGCGGgttgttaatttatttatatgtggTATTCAAGTAAGAAAATGCTACTTTAACATTATATAACATATTACTTtactatatttaaaataattcacATGTGTTTGTGTTATTCATGTGTAAGTAAGAAAGTTCCATGTGTTACCTACCGTATTActattattgtttttgttattattattattattaattattaaaaataatgcaCACGCGTTTGTGTTATTCATGTGTAACAGTGTGAGTAAGAAAGTTCCATCCATTATAAAccaaatttggaaaaataaaatgttttgacTACTTTAACAGCACGGCACAGTGGGCTAAATTAACCAGTTAGAATAATGATGAATTTAGTctttgatataaataaatataaaatgctTGTGATAAATATGATTAGCTTCATTGTGTTAAGAATGAAAAAAGTCCCACGTagatggttaatgagatggttggactccttataaggcttagGCAATCCTTCTTCGtttgagctaacttttggggtgtgagttaggcctaagacctaatttcacatggtatcagagcagggtcCGTCTCACCCGATTTTGTgacccccaaaatcaaaattgtccaCGTACCatatgctaagcactgggcgtgaggtggggtgttaaagaatgacaaaagtcccacatcgctgattaatgagatgggtggactccttgggatttgagttaggcctaagacctattTTCACACATTGTTCAAACCAATAAATGATAGTATACCCTACCATCTCAATTTATTTGTCGTAATTTGACtgaatacaaaatttaagaaagtaaaaaagattATTAGGAATTATTTGTTATGagtgacaaaaaataataatttcatattaaaatgtAGAATCATTTTATCCTAATTTTGGTCAAGACTCAAGGGTATTAGCTAGATTGTCCCGAGATTATTTATCTCACCCTTTGTTGTAGCACATTGAGATaagttatttcatatatatggtAGAATAACTAATCTTATGAGGTAACTCCGTCGATACCATCCCATACCAAATGACCCTTAAATCTTGTGGTTGTAAGTTATAACTAAATGTGTAAATAAAgtatcaaaatattctttaatcttGAGATGTTCAACAGGTCACGTAAACTattgaaaataacattttcccaAATTATGAAAAAGACGTTATTCCAATATCTTAAGTTTAAGAATAAAGTTATACCCTTATTATTAGctatatcaatttttttcatgatgATAAGTGATAAACTCTAacaccaacaaaaaaaataatgataacatATCGATATTGCAACTAGAAAGTTTGTAAATCGTCAATTTAAACCTTAAACCATAAATGTAATCTTTCCTTTTTCctatatgataaaatgaaagagagaaaaaaaacccTTAGCTATTATAAATTACTAAACTGCTAAGAATTTCATATCGATAGAGAGATTGAAAATTAATCATTAGTCTTCCAATAAATTGTTTACCGATGCTGACCCccatttatcatttattattggTGTGTAGAAATTTCAATAGTCCATACAtggaaatatttaaaaacaatttatttaatataaaaacaatGTGGGACATAAGGCATTGGCAAGTTTTTTCCACACGGTCTCAACTTGACTTGTAAAGCTTAAGTCTACGCTCGTTTTTCTTACAATGCAGCCAGCCATTTCTGATTCATAAAAACCACCAATACACACTTAGAGAAAAAATCCATCAACTACCACAGTTTCCCTCGTTCacttctctcctccctctctgtCCGGTTTACCGGAAAAACAAGAATCtcaaatgacttcaaatgtccacttttttcttttatacgttgtgacccttttcctttttgttcAAGCAAGATTGAATCTTTACGCACCAGATCATGCTGCACTTTTGCTTGTACAAAAGGAGTTAGGCATCATTTCTGTTAACAACCCGTGTACGCTCGCAGGAATATCGTGCGAGCGTAGACCGGGTAACACAACACAAGTTCTGAGAGTTACCCGTATTGTATTCAGATCCAATGGATTAAAGGGAACTTTGTCTTCTGCTATTGGCAAACTCACTGAGCTCAAAGAGCTTTCTCTTTCCGACAATCAACTATCTGAACAAATCCCCGTTCAGATTATTGATTGTCGGAATTTAGAGATTCTTCAACTTCAAAGGAACAGATTTTCTGGGAAGATTCCATCCAAATTGTCAGCTTTAAACCGTTTAAGGATAGTTGACTTTTCATCGAATGAGTTTTCGGGGAATCTTGATTTCTTGAAGTACTTTCCTAATTTGGAAAAACTGTCTCTGGCTGATAATATGTTCActggaaaaataccattttcATTGAAATCTTTCCGAAATCTTCGTTTTCTCAACATTTCAGGGAATAGTTTCCTTGAAGGTCCAGTACCTGTCATGAGTCAAATTGAGCATTTATCAGCAGATTTGAATCGAAACAATGGCGTTCCTAAACGTTACATTCTAGCTGAGAATTCAACAAGGATATCTGCAATGGGACCTGATTCTTCTCCAGCTCCAGCTCCAGCACCTGTCAATCGTGTTGTACCGGTGGTGCATAAACGtaagaacaagaaaaggaagTTACGATCTTGGTTTCTTGGTTTCCTAGCTGGAACTTTTGCTGGGGGTATATCTGCTGTGCTCTGTTCCTTGCTATTCAAGATGGTAATGTTCTTCGTAAGAAGAGGGAATAACGATTCAAGTTTAACGATATATAGTCCATTGATCAAGAAGGCCGAGGACTTGGCTTTCTTAGAGAAGGAAGATGGAGTGGCATCGCTTGAAATGATCGGAAAAGGTGGTTGTGGAGAAGTTTATAGAGCAGAGTTACCGGGGAGTAATGGGAAGATTATAGCTATAAAGAAGATTATCCAATCCCCAATGGATGCTGCAGAGATCACGGAGGAAGATACTAAGGCGTTGAACAAGAAAATGCGTCAAGTTAAATCAGAAATTCAAATTGTAGGTCAAATCAGACACCGGAATCTGCTTCCATTACTCGCGCATATGCCAAGGCCAGACTGTCATTACTTGGTCTACGAATATATGAAAAATGGGAGTTTACAGGATATCCTGCAGCAAGTCCAGAAGGCACAAGGGAATTAGATTGGTTGGGACGACACAGAATTGCAGCGGGGGTAGCTGCTGGTCTCGAGTATCTCCATATAAACCATACTCAACGCATAATTCACAGAGATTTAAAGCCAGCAAATATCCTACTTGATGATGACATGGAAGCTCGAATTGCTGATTTTGGCCTTGCAAAGGCAGTTCCAGATGCTCATACACATATCACGACTTCAAATGTTGCAGGAACTGTTGGATTTATTGCACCAGAATATCATCAGACACTGAAGTTTACAGATAAGTGTGATATATACAGCTTTGGTGTGGTGCTAGCTGTGTTGGTTATCGGTAAGGGTCCATCGGATGATTTTTTCCAACATACTTCTGAGATGAGTTTAGTTAAGTGGCTGAGGAATGTAATGACTTCTGACGATCCTAAAATAGCAATTGATCCTAAGCTTTTAGGAACTGGATACGACGAACAAATGCTTTTGGTTCTCAAGATAGCTTGCTTTTGTACTCTCGACAATCCAAAGGAGAGGCCTAACAGTAAGGATGTTAGGTGCATGTTAACTCAGATCAAGCATTAGATAACCAATACATTGGTTATGTAACTAAGAATGTGTTCTGTATTTTCAGTTTTGCAAGTTGATATTTTGTTGTAATTGTGTTATACATGTCAAATCTTAGTGTTAATAATATTCATTCAACTTTGCTACTTAAATAACTAAAACTCCAAATGCAATTATCATTTGCTTCTTTTCAAACTAGACATATCCCAATGTGTTATGTGTATGATCAAGTTTTTAATATTAGTATTGGAGTCTAGATGAGTTAGCTTTTATCAAGATGACTCATGTTTTAGAATTTAGAATACCTCTTTGGGCTGATGAGGTGGACAATTCATAACTCCAGTTTCAAAGGAGCATCAAATCAATAGTTCAATACTAATCTCTCCAGTTAACTGACCTTTGATTTCGGAGATTAGTGCAAGAGTAATAACGAAGAGGGGTTGAAATTCATTTGATTGTAAAGGGAGGGATTTCGCTTCAAATCTAAGTGATTTATCTTCTTCTCTTAAAGACATTTCTATTTAGGACTTGATTGAGGGATCAATTTTCTCcaaaacataaagtaacacGATCATAACCAGTGTTCCCTTTAAAGGTATGGAAGTTCGTTGATGAATATGTATAACCATATCCTTATAATTAAATCACAAGTTGGCTTACAAATTTGAGAACTTACAGAGCAAGCTAATTGCTGACTCAATTGAATCAATAGAATGTTCCAAACATTTGGTAGGCAgaaaaaaatgcataaaatgtgaaatatcaTTGAGCCTATCTCATGTTTGGGTGGGTTTGGGCCAACccaaaattcaaatcaaaatccTGTATACTTGGATTAtgaatttaacttttaaaaaatttatgaattttggaATTTAATACTATGAATCCAATATTTAGTCCAATATAGAATTACATGATATGGCGGCTTGAAGGCTCAATTTCGATTAACTATAGATAGTTACTATTATATTTGACCGAGAAAACTATTAGCTGAAGTGAGGTTGTATATTAGAGCTCttaatatgggctagcccatcCGATTCGGGCTAATTCATATAAGCTTTGACATCTTACGGGTTCGGTCGAGTTAGTCCATTTTTGGTGTGGGCCAGAAAATGATCAACCCAATCCataagtacgtgggctacaggtTTGCCGGGCCCgccacttttttaaaaatgatattttttttataattattaaattaaattataaattataatttaaaaatattattataaatatcgaAAAAACCACATTACatgatattattataaatatcgacaaaacctctaaagtcaaaataaatttttttgaaatagtcaatccaattcaaataaaatgccaaatagtataaaattaaactgaaataaataaagagtaGACAAGATGAACACAAGCCCTTATAGCTCAGTGGTAGAGCGTCAGTCTTGTAAACTGAAGGTCCGTAGTTCGATCCTGCGTGAgggcattttttattttgtacacATTAAACATTTCTGTTTTATTCCCCCAcaacccaaaagaaaaaaaaaagactaactAAATCAAATACTTTTAAGGGAATATActgtaattaattatgtttatatatgtatagttCGCTGctgaatatacaaatacatattataatatataattatttaacctatatacatatgtaatttCCTCTCTCGCCCCCTCTCTCAATTTCGCTCTGctccctctctcgatctcgcttgCCCTATATACAAATGTTtgtgtataatatacaattatctacatatacaattcacctctctgccctctctccttcctctctcgGTCTCTCTCGtatctctcctccctctcctagtctctcttgccatatatacaaatatatatgtataatatacaattatctaaccaatatacatatacaattcacctttctcccactcttttccccctctctctcgcctctctcctctctctcccagtctcgcttgcctctctcctccatataacatgtagctacaaattgttattaccaaactatagctatgaagagtaattaattattttttaagatataacatgtagctacaaattgtaattacaaactataactatggagagtaattaattattttttaagtggctatttatgaaaattttcctACTTTTAACTCTTGAAATTAAGTTTTTGTAAGAATACGTCTATTTTTTTCCCGAAAACTTTGACAAATAAGtcacaattcattcaaattaggctaagtttgaaaattaataaaatttaattcagTTAAATAGTTCtataatttttcaacaaagTTATGTCAACTGATACCCTTTACATCAGGTGGCTCTCATATTTTACTTTGTATAAATTAAACacttctatttcattttttccaaaaaaaaaaaaatctaactaAATCAAATACTTTTGACTCTTGAAAGTAAGTTTTTGTAAGAGTACATTCTAATTTTGTCCAAAAACTTTGACAAATAAGTCACAATTCATTCAAATCAggtttaaagtttgaaaattaataaaatttaattcagttaaaaatagtattataatttttcaataaagtaATATCAATGAATACCCTTTACCTGAGGTGGCTCTGCCACATACTACACCAATcttgagttaaaaaaaaacacaccAAGGAATCTTCTTTTTGTACAAGTCTTCTAGATCTAAGCTCCAAATTCCATGtactatgaaatttttttggaacTTTTCCCTTCAAAACTTTACTAGTATATTCTTTTCTCTCAATTTATGtgttaaatcatttttttaatccaTGTTAAAAAGGATGTTCTACTTTCTTATTTCgatatgattttaatttttaataagatgcattatatcatataaatctAATCATTCTTAATTTAATTCAAGGATGAATTTCTTCCCAAATAACTTTTCTGAAATTTAGAAGCTATTTTAAATGGACTATTGGAGGAAAATGTAAGTGAAAGAAGGTTATTTTTGGGTTTTAGTATTTGGTTGTTATTAAGCCCGtttgtgaaattatattgagtatgttattattattgttgttatgatAGTATTTGGTTGCCAAAAATGactttgaaatatctttttttgTTAAAGTGAGATGGTGGGAGATGTAGAAAACAAAttgataacaataaaataaaatgtgtgtaTAGAAATGAAGGGAAGAATTAGTGTACCACTAGTGCACTCAAGTTAGAGTAATGAGTACCAAGTGTCCCACTTAGGAGTTAGGATTTGATTCGatagaagaaaaatatcaaaatattgtcCATTTAAATCACCATGCCATCATTTCAATTTTCATGATAGAGAAAGTAAAATTGGATGTGTTCAAAGATATTAATGGTGCAAATCAAATGATCTTAATTCGCCCTACTGAATTTACGTTATCGCATTATTCTATTGTCGTTATTATTATCTTACAAGTTGATTTGCTtctccatttttattttctcttttaatatttattttgataatcgaGTCGAGAATCCACTGAAAACGTATACTTTATCCTCTTTATACTCactcataaattttaatgaatatattatcgTTTGTACaaagaacataaatatataaaactatATGTGTCCTCCACAAAAGGGTAAAAACTATTTTAGTTTCAAGTTTTCCAATCCTATTTATGAGCATTAAATTAAAGGGACACTTGGACGAAAGATGATAATCAAAGTAGGGTCAGTGGGAGTTTGCTGCTTTTGGGCCTTCTCTGCAGCTTATCTGatcttttttttggaaatatcagtgtcttttctcaaaaaattgCGATAAGGTTTTGGAGACATCAAAAAATCTCTCGACTTCTTCATTAGTTAAGCAGTGGGACGATTCTTACAGTAATACTAAAATTTGTTTTTCGTCATCTCATAATATCACACATTagcaatttaaaaaataaaggcaACCTGCAAATTTTAGGGATCGaccacatttttttttctgtttctcCAAAGACAGAAAACAGTAGAAAGGCGCACAAAACAAGTATATGAAGCATATAGTTGGCTAATTTTATTACACAAaatgaagatatatatatacacagaCTACCACACAGTAGTTGTAcaattattctttttgtataCAACTCTTTTGTTGATACAATACTCTTCATCTACTAAAGGACTGACtcagaaataataaataaacatatagaATAGGCCTCTACAGTAGGAAATATGAAATGGTAAAAAACTAAATTACATTCCATTGATGGTCTATTTACAAAGATCAAGTTCGCCTTACGATATGAAACACACTTTTGACACTAAGCTGCCAACCTGAAGTTCATCACTTGATGATGGTTTAAGTCCATTTTTGGTTCctcttctctctttcttttgGGCAGAGATAAAGAAGACATTGCCCTGGCTGACACTACCTTTCTAACAAGTGATTTCCACAGCTCGTCATCACCCTTTTGTTGCACCTTCAATTTGAATTGTCTGAAATGTAAAATATGGGGCTGTAAGATACTCGAGAGTCGATATTGACCAAGAacagaaacaagaaaaagaggACGATTAGTTACTGTTTCAAATTGACCCCTACTGATAAAGAAGGcaaacatgttatttttaagCTTGATAGTTATGAAGCGATTTTGACCTTAACCAACCCAACGTGTTAAAAAGTTATTCGAAATCATGGGAGATATTTTCTTGACGAACTGGACAAATGGAGAAAATCCTTCAGATCCTGTCGCTGTCTACATTTTGATACCGTCTACAACAGGTGCATCTGGGTATTAGTCGAAATGGGACCACGGATCAATTATTACTACTTGGATGGTTGTGTTTCACATCAACAACAATCTCAACCATGCCGGCATTCAgtgaaatttggagaaaatatcTTCATGATTAGACTAATCATCACACAAAATTGAACAAAATCACATGCCAGCTGACAATTTTGTGTAAGCCGTAACTAAGTGTTGATTTATCTTCACTAGCTTATAAGACAGTTCAGGATTGATAACCTCCTTGTGACTGTCTACATCACAAATTTAAGGCCAAAGTGATAGTAAATGGCTCAATCATGAATCGgagaaaaaaaaggacaaatcaATAAGACAGCTGATTTGTTGGCTTCTTCTATCGAGACAAATCACCTATAATAACATCTGAGCTCTGACATGCCACCTAAGAAGTTTTCAAGATTGAACATGACAGACCATAATGGGTATATGGATCAGGACCCATCATTCAAATTAAGCAAGATAGACATGCCTCAACCAATGACACCTCTAAGATGATGTACATATTCTAATTAGTGCGATCAATGATATTCACTATTGGGCGATCAACAATACAtgaattgattaaaaaattagttaCTCAGTAGTCAGTTGGTGGTTACCTGCAAAGGGGAACCTGGCAATCGTTTGGTTGGTCACAAATGGATGCGTGTAATCTTAGGATCTGCCACATGCGCTTGCATCGCAAACAACCTCCATTGGTCCTTCTCTTACAAGTAGCAAAATGTCGAATCAGAAACTGAAGCCCTTGGCAGGTATCAAACTTGCTACATGGCTGCCTCTTGATGGAAGGTTCTTTATCTAATGGCCCCACACTAGTACATCCTTCAGTGCAAATGTGCTCCAAACAATCCATCGCTTCGCTTAGCTGTAAATACAAGCTCAGCTCCAGTTTGTGTCTCCTTGTCCTCTTCTTCCGCTATAATGAGAAATTTACAATGTAAAATCACTAATCACAGCCATTTGACTGATAAAGGAGATGCAAACAAATGCCATGTAATGATTTCATGGCAAGCTTATTATCTGTCATGATCAATTTgacaacaataaaaattataacatgAATTCCAAGAGaaattcttttattaaataaggGATGTATGATATATGCCAATTACGTTATAATTACGTACCAACTCAGCCTCATCCATGAACTGTAGAATTTCAAGTTCAAGCCAGGGATCATGCTGTTGAAGGAATTTCCAGCCCTCAGTCTCCTCAACTTTCTTGAAATTGCTAGACAAAAATTTCATACTCTTAAGATATAGATCTGGTGCATCACATAGTCTCGCAAGTTGAAGCAAATCCACAGCATTCTCAATCGTCAATCGCTCGGCCAACCCCTTTGTGCATCTCTGCTTCAGCTGCGGTACCAAGTACACATGAGAAAGTGCTAGCAGATGGATCCCATGTCTCTTCATCTGCTCTTCAGTGCACCTAAATACAATGACAATTTGGTCACTCTAAGCATTCTTTCTAGCAAGGATTTAACTGATTAAAAGTTTTTGTTTAagtttcttatattttaattagCTTTTAGACCATATGAGAGTAAGTAACATGCTACAAATGAGTCAGCAATATTGGTTGTTTAACGgtcataaataacataaatccTTTTGTAATTCATTTCAATGACAACGAAGATGTCGGTCGAGGCATCTAGCAGGCGGCCAACACAATATGAAGCAATCAAAACATCAAATAGTATATGATTAAAGAATTTACAAGTCAATGAATGAACCACACGTAAGCAATTAAGTAATAGGCATGCAGATTAGTCTTTGAATATCAACCACCTATTCTCTGATCAACGAAGGAACCGAGACTTCACCCTAAAATAATCTACTTCTTGTGGTCAAATTCCAGCTTGGATGGAACCAATTAGATTCGAGTTTCAAAACAATTtacaaattaagaaaatcaaataatgaGTCTTTGAATA
Proteins encoded in this window:
- the LOC107023662 gene encoding BTB/POZ and TAZ domain-containing protein 1-like; the encoded protein is MSSLNFSGDIDKFSGEMSEVDVQIVTSGGLRIPAHSAVLAAASTVLENILARPGKRRSSERTIRILGVPCDAVSVFIRFLYSSKCTEEQMKRHGIHLLALSHVYLVPQLKQRCTKGLAERLTIENAVDLLQLARLCDAPDLYLKSMKFLSSNFKKVEETEGWKFLQQHDPWLELEILQFMDEAELRKKRTRRHKLELSLYLQLSEAMDCLEHICTEGCTSVGPLDKEPSIKRQPCSKFDTCQGLQFLIRHFATCKRRTNGGCLRCKRMWQILRLHASICDQPNDCQVPLCRQFKLKVQQKGDDELWKSLVRKVVSARAMSSLSLPKRKREEEPKMDLNHHQVMNFRLAA
- the LOC107021528 gene encoding LOW QUALITY PROTEIN: leucine-rich repeat receptor-like serine/threonine/tyrosine-protein kinase SOBIR1 (The sequence of the model RefSeq protein was modified relative to this genomic sequence to represent the inferred CDS: inserted 1 base in 1 codon), coding for MTSNVHFFLLYVVTLFLFVQARLNLYAPDHAALLLVQKELGIISVNNPCTLAGISCERRPGNTTQVLRVTRIVFRSNGLKGTLSSAIGKLTELKELSLSDNQLSEQIPVQIIDCRNLEILQLQRNRFSGKIPSKLSALNRLRIVDFSSNEFSGNLDFLKYFPNLEKLSLADNMFTGKIPFSLKSFRNLRFLNISGNSFLEGPVPVMSQIEHLSADLNRNNGVPKRYILAENSTRISAMGPDSSPAPAPAPVNRVVPVVHKRKNKKRKLRSWFLGFLAGTFAGGISAVLCSLLFKMVMFFVRRGNNDSSLTIYSPLIKKAEDLAFLEKEDGVASLEMIGKGGCGEVYRAELPGSNGKIIAIKKIIQSPMDAAEITEEDTKALNKKMRQVKSEIQIVGQIRHRNLLPLLAHMPRPDCHYLVYEYMKNGSLQDILQQVQXGTRELDWLGRHRIAAGVAAGLEYLHINHTQRIIHRDLKPANILLDDDMEARIADFGLAKAVPDAHTHITTSNVAGTVGFIAPEYHQTLKFTDKCDIYSFGVVLAVLVIGKGPSDDFFQHTSEMSLVKWLRNVMTSDDPKIAIDPKLLGTGYDEQMLLVLKIACFCTLDNPKERPNSKDVRCMLTQIKH